Genomic DNA from Triticum dicoccoides isolate Atlit2015 ecotype Zavitan chromosome 4B, WEW_v2.0, whole genome shotgun sequence:
acaatggctacaaaaggcaatgaggcaagtcaatcaagtgccaaatctgaagggaagaagttgagagtgcacaaggtaaaacaagaatttccattacttcaaacaaaatcgcagccggggtgcccactcggcttattgtattggcaaaagagggaattgcagaatcttagtgcacaagaacttgaaaagagaaacatggcatgggttcccaaaggaaatattcaaaataagaattatgtgcgagcttcctttacaaggagtgtggcaaaggtgaagaaggaaaagagtgaaagctacgaaggaccaagccgaaggtttcaacatcttcggtccacacattatccattttcttcaacaatgacgttaatgcctatgccatggaattcttcatcaggtatgattggttaccctaaatgagcttattttaatccatggatacaatataatttcttacatcatgaaagggtattaccaaatcactatatgttcgattagcttcacttttgttgctaatctaaatggctgatatatacttatcgtccaaaGCACGTACAAAATggtcgatggagtgttgacatcgcgcTTAGAATAAACtccgtgcaagttatttttcggcacacaagttttgccgaaaaacagggggcatgtgttaacaccagattttggcatggtcaaaaatgTAATTAATAAGGCTTCAAGTGGAAAAGtaatcaaagtgagaaagttccatgttgtcaaaaggagaaactttgatatttgagccatagccatccgatctcatctctaaggccgaagttgtgttcgaagtactgagattttgtattcagaatagTATTCGGCTGATTACGTACCCAAGATGGCTTCTgatggaaaaagttacaactgcaaagttcttcgtctcgtcgaaacggacaATTTTGATATAAACATTatcttaatccgaggtcgtatgcaaaattTACAGCCAGTACAAGACACTACTACACTGGATGTCCGGACACTCTGGGAAAACCATCCGGGTTTTGATTCTATCTGTGGATGGCCGTACACTCCGGACATGTTTCGTCCGGGTTTTGAATTTCGCTGCTGCAGACTTTGGAAAACAGCCGAAAACCCCTTCAAGATGGCTtcagatcaaaaaacgttcaacatggaagttgttcgtctcgtcgaagcgGTCAAGATTGcccttgggctcgtttccatccgagatggtTTACTCACTCAAACAtggcccgcaaggtgcagccagataTTGCGGAATAGTTTCGGAAAGTTCGGATCAAacaaatccgaattggactagggttttggacgtgaattgaagccttttccttgcacgggaagtccagccgcctcttatatacttaaggggcgacggccgattgaacaacacacaatcgacaaatcaatttatcatcttttacctttacttttatcttctcccttgttcttcttcttcctcgttcttcgttcgttcttcttcattgcagggcggcgaacctcgaggccctaggggcgattaggtcgacctagggcagcccatagccgccgcgcgccctgacggggtccctcccgggcgtgtggggttttagGTCCTCAAAAGTGCCCGCCGGATTGCCTGAGTactgcgcttccggacgggtctccttcaacgtgagctacggtgcatcaccctcggcgttggaggtacacggtgacgtgttcgtgtgcaaataggaggcaggggtgaaattgtgcagctggaggccatagtactccaggagcccgcgtaggaatggatggattggaaatccgatgcccctcggcaagtaagggacaaggcacactcgctccaccctggatgggttgggaaaactctccgcttgctccccgccgtcaAAGGTGGCTAATCCGACTCGAACGGGAACAAGATATGCAGGTGGAAGAAATCCTTGGGTCTGCAAGTTCACCAATTTGCCGTGGGATACAGTACACTTCTCTGAATCACCTGGCTTGGCTCTATAGGGGCGAGAGGaagagctgcggtggccggccatgatgggatggttttttgGGGCGCACTCTGATGAATCcccgcttggggaagatggtgtgatttggatttgaggatccccgtctctttaatagacgatttatttacgtctctttaatagatgatttatttacatggtcagggtggcaagtgtaaaaatgctccggcttctcgcattcgctcgacacgtggaggctgACACTATTAAGGTATAGAAGCCGGTGAGTGTAACATTAAACGGGAAGTCGGACACTGCTCGTCacaacaggtactttggagaattcggaggaggaacctgccttgcaatgccgaagacaatctgcgcggcggactcatcgtcattgaagcctggttcgggggctactgagcgagtcctggattagggggtcctcggacagccggactatatgcttatgccggactgatggactatgaagatacaagattgaagacttcatcccgtgtccgggtgggactctcctttgcgtggaaggcaagcttggcgattcagatataaaGATTccattctctgtaaccgacctgatgtaaccctagcccccttcggtgtctatataaaccggagggtttagtccgtaggacaagaacaatcataatcataggctagcttctagggtttagcctctacgatcttgtggtagatcaactcttgtaatactcatatcatcaagaacaatcaagcaggaagtagggtattacctccatagagagggcccgaacctgggtaaacatcgtgtcccccgcctcctgttactattagacttagacgcacagttcgggaccccctacccgagatccgccggttttgacaccgacaacaggcccAGATGTGCTTTAATGTTCGTGTTATGCAGGCCCAACAGTGAATGCGGGTAACCAAATGGGCAATTTTCTTTCCGCCCGGGCCTGACTGAGGTATATGCAACCTACCAAACGCATCCCATGTCCctcaatactccctccgttcagaaatatttgttagagaaatgaataaaaatagatgtatctagaactaaaacatGTCTAGGTACATTCATTTATTTTACTAGTATTTTCgcatggagggagtatttttttggtCTCTTTCAAAAATACCCCAGGGGCATTTCTGTCTTTTAGCCGTTCAATCGTTCTCTCCATACGCTTTGTATCAGGAGGAGTGGGTATTTTGGACCCCTGGGCCGACATACGCTCTGTATTGGGgtcaaaaaaaaaacttcaaaGAAATAAATAGGAAAAACAAATATTAGGAGGGGTCGGTATTTTGGTAAATTGACACTTTTCTTTCTTCCGTGGGCAGCCAGCAGTGGTTTCCTGCCATGCATATAGACACAATTCGGTGCGAGAAATAGAACTCGACTAGGGGACCTCCTCCACCATCTTCTCTCCTCTGTCCTGCACTGCCATATCTGCGCATCGCAGCTCCTCGTCGGGCAGTTACCACACCAAACATAGCCACGCAGTGCCGCCATTTCCGCGGCTATGCTGTCGCAGTTCAACAGTTCTCTTTGGGTGCAGGAAGGCGACGTCCATGAACACCAGGGCCTCGGTCACGACCAGGCGGCGGTGATGGGGCTGGAGGCCGGCAACCAGCACCTTCTGCCTATGCCCTCGGGCGGAGGCGGGGGGTTCCCCGCCCCACCGATGCTTGATGAGGTAAGCTGGTACTTCAACCCGGGCGCGGTCGGCGACGCCGCCGGGAACGGGTCCATGATCCCGGCGCCGGCAACTATGGAAGCGTCGGGATCTAACTCCGGATTCGGAGATGCTTCCCAGATGTTCCCGCTCCTCAACCCGGGAGTGGGAGGTACGGGACCGCTCGACGTCCCTGGGTTCAACCTCGACATCTGCGGCGACCTGTCGGCGTTTCTTGGCGCCGGGAACGCGCCGAACGCATCCCTGCTGCCGCATGGGAACACAGACTTCCTCGGCTCGTTCGGTGGCTTCGGCACCGCACCGGCACAAACGACGGACTTCGGTGGCCTCGTTGGTTTTGACTTGCTCGATACCGGCGCCCAGGGCTGGAGCGGCCCATCCTCAGAGGGGCCGGCTGCTCCGGTGTCCCAGACCGCTGCCTTCTCTGGGCAGGGCAACGCGAAGGTGCTGAGGCCGCTGGAGAACTTCCCGGCGTCGGGCGCGCAGCCAACGCTCTTCCAGAAGCGCGCACTCCGGCGTAACGCCGGCGAAGAGGACGGCGAGAGGAGGAAGCGTAAGGCAGCGGAGCCTGACATAATactcgacgacgccgacgatgaCATCATCAGCATCGACGCGTCCGGGCTGAATTACGACTCGGAGGACGGGAGGGGCGTCGAGGAGAGCGGTAGGAAGGACGGCAATGAGTCGAACGCCAACAGCACGGTCACCGGCGGCGCTGCGGCTGAagggagcgggaagaagaaggggatgCCGGCCAAGAACCTCATGGCTGAGCGCCGTCGCCGGAAGAAGCTCAACGACCGGCTGTACGCGCTTCGGTCTGTCGTGCCCAGGATCAGCAAGGTGAGAAATTCTTTGTCTTTTTTAGCAAGAGTATCGTTCTTATTGTACTGTTTGTTACAGTTCATCCGCGCATCTCAGGTGTAGATTATGGATCAAACAGAGGCTTTGAAACGTCTGTGTGTCATCTACAGAATAACAGAAACCTTAGCTCATAAGTTTGTTGCTGGGTACACACGCCCCTTAGCCTGACAAGTTCTGTGGTTCAGCATCTACTGGCAAGTTCTGTGGTTTAGCATACATACCCCTTAGCACATGTTATCTTTGCATTATTTTGCGTTGATGGTTCTCTCTATTTGGCATGACCGTAATTCTAGTGTTTTACGATGACTGCCTATCATATTTCTAGTT
This window encodes:
- the LOC119293297 gene encoding transcription factor ICE1-like isoform X2 is translated as MLSQFNSSLWVQEGDVHEHQGLGHDQAAVMGLEAGNQHLLPMPSGGGGGFPAPPMLDEVSWYFNPGAVGDAAGNGSMIPAPATMEASGSNSGFGDASQMFPLLNPGVGGTGPLDVPGFNLDICGDLSAFLGAGNAPNASLLPHGNTDFLGSFGGFGTAPAQTTDFGGLVGFDLLDTGAQGWSGPSSEGPAAPVSQTAAFSGQGNAKVLRPLENFPASGAQPTLFQKRALRRNAGEEDGERRKRKAAEPDIILDDADDDIISIDASGLNYDSEDGRGVEESGRKDGNESNANSTVTGGAAAEGSGKKKGMPAKNLMAERRRRKKLNDRLYALRSVVPRISKMDRASILGDAIEYLKELTQKINVLQNELEASPSTSSLPPTPTSFRPPTPTMPALPSRVKEELTSSPAQEPRVEVKLREGRVVNIRMMCSRRPGVVHSSLKALEGLGLDVQQAVISYFNDFTLDVFKAECKDGPGPQAEEIKAVLLQSAGFHPAA
- the LOC119293297 gene encoding transcription factor ICE1-like isoform X1 produces the protein MLSQFNSSLWVQEGDVHEHQGLGHDQAAVMGLEAGNQHLLPMPSGGGGGFPAPPMLDEVSWYFNPGAVGDAAGNGSMIPAPATMEASGSNSGFGDASQMFPLLNPGVGGTGPLDVPGFNLDICGDLSAFLGAGNAPNASLLPHGNTDFLGSFGGFGTAPAQTTDFGGLVGFDLLDTGAQGWSGPSSEGPAAPVSQTAAFSGQGNAKVLRPLENFPASGAQPTLFQKRALRRNAGEEDGERRKRKAAEPDIILDDADDDIISIDASGLNYDSEDGRGVEESGRKDGNESNANSTVTGGAAAEGSGKKKGMPAKNLMAERRRRKKLNDRLYALRSVVPRISKMDRASILGDAIEYLKELTQKINVLQNELEASPSTSSLPPTPTSFRPPTPTMPALPSRVKEELTSSPAQEPRVEVKLREGRVVNIRMMCSRRPGVVHSSLKALEGLGLDVQQAVISYFNDFTLDVFKAEQCKDGPGPQAEEIKAVLLQSAGFHPAA